The following is a genomic window from Ignisphaera cupida.
CATCTCCAATCTCTTTTCCAATAGAGCTATATTCAGATTGATTCACACATGTTTTGCATAGCTGAAGAACCTTCTTAATTTGGTTAATTTGGATTTGATTAATTGGAATGGTTGGTGGTAGCACAGATTTCTCTACATAAAGTTTGTTAATGTTTAGTCTAGTTGTAACGTTTTTTACATATGGATCTGAGTTGTATATGTGTATAGATGTGTTGAGAACTGATGCTAAAAGCGATGACACATCTCTAACAGCTTTATAGACCATTGTAGGCATGTAGTTTACCCCATGGGTTAAATCAAGATGAATCTCAATCTCCTCACCTTTGCCGCTAAGAGCAAATCTCTTCAAAGTCTTGTACAAAGAGGTTAGCACATATGCATAGAAGTCGTTTAGAGATCCACAAAACCTTGTAACAACATTGCGATCAGATGTGTTTTTCTCAACACGAAAACTATTTTTGTATGTGCCAATAGCAGGAGCAACAACAACCTCAACCCTATTCAAACACTCACCACAAACACTCTCAACAAAACTTTTCACAACACCCTCAACACTTTTAACAATATCACCATAGCAATTAAAACCACAACCAAAGATAAGAGAATCCTGAACAACAACCAAAACAGCATCAGGCTCAACAACCTTGAAAAGCAGTGGCAAAGCAGTTCTACTCCTCAACACCTCACCATCAAAAACATATTCAACCACATCCCACTGAAACTCATCTGGGTAAACACGCCAAGGATTACCAAAAACAGAAACAAGCAACCTCACAAAAACACTCACCACAACAATTCTGTAAAGCAACAAGCTATAAACCTTAATTGGAAATACAGAAGCAAATAAAGCAATAGATTTTTAAGCTATTCAACTCTACTCTCATTTGCTACATGCAATGCAGGCATTGCCAAGATATATAAACCCTTTAAAAGTTTTTATGAAGCCATAACTATTTTCTTTATTTAGGTAATTTGCTCAACTCTTTCAAATAAAAGTCTATGATCCACATTGCAATAGCTTCACTGCACTGATTATCTAATCAGATCATTGATGATTGATGGTCATCGCCATAGCCTTGGCTTAACAAGCTTAAAAGCTTTTAACCCCCATTCAACACAAAATATATTGAACAGTTTCGAATCCACAAATGGAAAATCTCAACTTAGAGAACAAAGATCGGAATCCAAAAAATGGAATTGAAAGTTTAGCCTTTCCATAAGACCTTCAAGATATGCTTTTCTATTTAGAATCCAAAAAATGGAATTGAAAGCTTGGATTGCGGTTTTTCACCAAGCTCAAACACAAAAAACTGAGAGAATCCAAAAAATGGAATTGAAAGTCAATGCTTCTATTCCTTTTGCTACCACTCATTTTAATCCTTGAATCCAAAAAATGGAATTGAAAGTGAGAAGCAACATGAGGAGATTATGAAGGATCAGAAAAGAGTTGAGAATCCAAAAAATGGAATTGAAAGGGTTTTGTGGAGCTTGAGGTTGATGCTGTTGCGGATTTCTATGGAATCCAAAAAATGGAATTGAAAGT
Proteins encoded in this region:
- the csx1 gene encoding CRISPR-associated CARF protein Csx1, yielding MRLLVSVFGNPWRVYPDEFQWDVVEYVFDGEVLRSRTALPLLFKVVEPDAVLVVVQDSLIFGCGFNCYGDIVKSVEGVVKSFVESVCGECLNRVEVVVAPAIGTYKNSFRVEKNTSDRNVVTRFCGSLNDFYAYVLTSLYKTLKRFALSGKGEEIEIHLDLTHGVNYMPTMVYKAVRDVSSLLASVLNTSIHIYNSDPYVKNVTTRLNINKLYVEKSVLPPTIPINQIQINQIKKVLQLCKTCVNQSEYSSIGKEIGDENFKVIKILGDLEGIKRLLAFASSIVNGFPLLAFYTQLKTSFEEFFERLAEAHKSFIHVESRERGCEVIIRRRAEITKEGVEILKALMLADIVKNMKSDILAMQKNDLVPLEAIEKLASEETGLRWGEKTKALINTEIYAIKKAVNEMLKQGKKCSLLSEIIGVEETKDEESKKRNFYAHAGFRKEITKIYIENGKPYLKYTKDGLDEAIKHAIELLK